One Synechococcus sp. PROS-9-1 DNA window includes the following coding sequences:
- a CDS encoding histidine phosphotransferase, translated as MAFDRIQRTTRRRASAGPTPPRRPLGGNYDRASGHRQGPRPTFLALKDHGKVFVADMPFLSDGQLANITKEAAEVLESLERRIVELEEIADQPIADRDTLIKACTKRDVTHRFLRAIEEEQQQRRDNPAVLSAAGESLPRTFLEIARHRLPGATFDSLLQEALNACEQSKVQEESSDPSPVIPETPVPPVKIIPFQSKSSSLPVVVSPDPDPADQAL; from the coding sequence ATGGCTTTCGATAGAATTCAAAGAACAACTCGTAGACGAGCTTCTGCTGGACCTACGCCTCCACGCCGGCCTCTTGGCGGAAATTATGACCGTGCATCAGGTCATCGGCAAGGACCTAGGCCTACCTTTTTAGCCCTCAAAGATCACGGAAAAGTCTTTGTTGCAGATATGCCCTTCCTGTCGGACGGACAACTCGCAAATATCACAAAAGAAGCTGCCGAAGTTCTCGAAAGCCTCGAGCGCAGGATTGTTGAACTTGAAGAGATTGCCGATCAGCCAATTGCCGACCGAGACACCCTGATCAAAGCGTGTACGAAGCGTGATGTAACGCATCGCTTTCTTCGTGCCATTGAAGAAGAGCAGCAGCAGCGCCGTGACAACCCAGCTGTCCTGAGTGCAGCGGGGGAGTCTTTACCAAGAACATTTCTCGAAATCGCCAGGCATCGTTTGCCAGGTGCCACATTCGATTCACTGCTTCAAGAAGCATTGAATGCATGTGAACAATCCAAGGTGCAGGAAGAGAGTTCTGATCCTTCACCGGTGATCCCGGAGACCCCGGTGCCCCCGGTGAAGATCATTCCCTTCCAGAGCAAATCATCATCCTTGCCAGTGGTTGTAAGTCCCGATCCTGATCCTGCTGATCAGGCACTCTGA